CTTTCATGTGGAGTGTTAACGCGCGCAGTCGCCGCCGTCGCCGCGGATCTTGCCGATGGCGTGGGGAATGGCGGGCATGATGGACTCGAGGTTTTCCCTGGCGCCGCCGGGGCTGCCGGGCAGGTTGACGATCAGGGTCTTGCCGCGTATGCCGGCCAGCGCGCGCGAAAGCATTGCTGTTGGCACTTTTTTCTGACTTTCGGCCCGCATGACCTCCGACATCCCGGGTATTTCGCGATCTATCACGCCGCGCGTCGCATCGGGTGTGACGTCGCGGGGATCGACGCCGGTTCCTCCCGTGGTGACCACCAGGTCCAATCCGAGGGCATCGGCGAAATGGCAGAGAGCCCTGCGGATGTACGGCTGCTCGTCGGGGATGACGACCCGCTGCACGATCGTCGCCGGCATGCGCGCCAGGATCTCGGCGACCACAGGCCCGGAAGCGTCGGCCCTCTCTTTACGGAAGGACCTGTCGGATACGGTCACCACTGCGGCGCGGATCACGGCTCCTCCTCCTTCCGCACTTCATCGCCGGGGGCTACCTTTCCTCCCCGGATCACCCGCGCGAACACGCCTTCGCGGGGCATAACACAGTCTCCCGCCTGGAAGTAGATCGCGCAGCGCGTATGGCATTCCTTCCCGATCTGCGAAATTTCGAGCAGGGCCTCGCCTACGCGGATCCTGTCCCCCACCTTGGCCTGGAGCAGGTCGAAACCTTCCACCGTGATGTTCTCCGCGAAATCTCCCGGCCCTACGGATAATCCCTTCGCACGCATCTTCCCGATGCTCTCCGAGGCCAGCAGGCTCACCTGGCGATGGCCCGGGCCGGCGTGGGCATCGTCCCTCACGCCGTGTTCTTCTACCAGGACCACCGAGGAGACCGGTGACTTCTTCTCCCCTTTGCGGGAGCTCACCGAAACCGCCGCTACCATGCCTCGATTCGTTTCCATTACATTTTGAGGAGATTCGACCGGAAGATCAGCTTCTCGTGGTCGTCTCCGTCTTCCGGATAGGAGGCGTGCCCGAATCGAAGGTCGACGCGGATGTCCGGGACGCGTTTGCGGATCTCATCCACCTCTGCGTGCATGGCCTTCTTGATGCGGGGGATGGCGCTCATCCTGCCGTCCTCGGCTTCGGGAAGGATCATCGCGAACTTCCACTCGCTGATCCGGGCAACCACGTCGTACTCCCGGAGGGTTTTTTTCAAAACCGACGCCAGACGTATTGCGATCGGCTCTCCACCGTACGGCTCCGCGGACTTCCTGCCGGGAACCAGGGGCGCCGCTTCGCATATCATCAGCACGAGCCTGCGCTTGAAACGCTTCGCGCGGGAAAGCTCGTGAAGAAGCCGATCCTGGAAATATTTCAGGGTCGGCAATCCGGTGACGTCATCGAGGTTCCTCAGGCGGTCGTTCCGTTCGAAGACGATGGCGTTGTTTACCGCCTTCTCGACGTACCGCATGAA
The genomic region above belongs to Deltaproteobacteria bacterium and contains:
- a CDS encoding MogA/MoaB family molybdenum cofactor biosynthesis protein; this translates as MRAAVVTVSDRSFRKERADASGPVVAEILARMPATIVQRVVIPDEQPYIRRALCHFADALGLDLVVTTGGTGVDPRDVTPDATRGVIDREIPGMSEVMRAESQKKVPTAMLSRALAGIRGKTLIVNLPGSPGGARENLESIMPAIPHAIGKIRGDGGDCAR
- a CDS encoding MOSC domain-containing protein, whose product is METNRGMVAAVSVSSRKGEKKSPVSSVVLVEEHGVRDDAHAGPGHRQVSLLASESIGKMRAKGLSVGPGDFAENITVEGFDLLQAKVGDRIRVGEALLEISQIGKECHTRCAIYFQAGDCVMPREGVFARVIRGGKVAPGDEVRKEEEP